A single genomic interval of Picosynechococcus sp. PCC 7003 harbors:
- a CDS encoding response regulator transcription factor: MATLLLVEDSPTEAQIITSCLENAGFSLLKVTTAEAARAILDSKMIDGIVLDVVLPGQSGFGFCREVKNNPKTQNIPVIMCSSKAEKMDKKWASKQGANDYVTKPIDQNELLNAVRRWIN; the protein is encoded by the coding sequence ATGGCAACTTTATTATTAGTTGAAGATAGTCCGACAGAAGCACAAATTATTACAAGTTGTCTAGAAAATGCTGGGTTTAGTTTACTAAAAGTCACAACGGCAGAGGCGGCGCGGGCCATCCTGGATAGCAAAATGATTGATGGCATTGTCCTGGATGTCGTGCTGCCGGGCCAAAGCGGCTTTGGATTTTGTCGTGAGGTCAAAAATAATCCAAAAACCCAAAATATTCCTGTCATCATGTGCTCCAGTAAAGCCGAAAAAATGGATAAAAAATGGGCCAGTAAACAGGGGGCGAATGACTATGTCACCAAACCCATTGACCAAAACGAACTGTTAAATGCGGTACGGCGTTGGATTAATTAA
- a CDS encoding response regulator codes for MTAAGNTLNLIADQLNQLCQTRATGELVVGNSQYQGHIHLLSGRLLHATAGIHSTRRWNRITQRLAPQWTPNPQELMSPQMWEYQLLYQGITTKQLTVMQAKAIIRAIAQEVFFDLGCYADATIEWHETQKNATEIALSLSLSYLEVEPDLNRVTQLQQQWQGAGLGNLSPTLAPVLKAGIDASALGGLGQYLNGQFTMWDISVHLGKSVNSVANALIPLLKKRIVQLKKIADLPHPLANLVEPTDADAPTSGSLRSPEKRDALIACIDDSPVILQTLRKILEGAGYRTIGISEPMRGVAKLIESQPDIIILDLVMPNASGYTVCKFLRQTSVFEKTPIIVLTSRDTLIDRNRAKLVGASDFLGKPPDPEKTIALIEKYLDEVAEQGNEIENATLKVSSSAR; via the coding sequence ATGACTGCTGCAGGCAATACACTCAATCTCATCGCCGATCAACTCAACCAACTGTGCCAAACACGGGCTACGGGTGAGTTGGTTGTGGGGAATAGTCAATACCAGGGGCATATTCATCTCCTGTCCGGGCGTCTTCTCCATGCCACAGCCGGCATCCACTCGACCCGTCGTTGGAACCGCATTACCCAACGGCTCGCCCCCCAGTGGACGCCAAATCCCCAAGAACTGATGAGCCCGCAAATGTGGGAATATCAGCTCCTCTATCAAGGGATTACAACGAAGCAACTTACGGTCATGCAAGCGAAGGCCATTATTCGGGCGATCGCCCAGGAAGTCTTCTTTGATCTTGGTTGCTATGCCGATGCCACCATCGAATGGCATGAAACCCAAAAAAATGCCACAGAAATTGCCCTCAGTTTGTCCTTGTCCTATCTAGAAGTTGAACCCGACCTCAATCGGGTCACGCAACTCCAGCAACAATGGCAAGGTGCAGGTCTGGGCAACCTAAGTCCAACCCTCGCCCCGGTGCTAAAAGCGGGTATTGATGCCAGTGCCCTGGGTGGTCTGGGCCAGTATCTCAATGGGCAATTCACCATGTGGGACATTTCTGTGCATCTCGGTAAATCAGTCAATAGCGTTGCCAATGCCCTAATTCCCCTACTCAAAAAGCGCATTGTTCAACTGAAAAAAATTGCAGATTTACCCCATCCCCTGGCCAATCTTGTTGAACCCACCGATGCCGATGCCCCCACCTCCGGCAGTCTGAGATCCCCTGAAAAGCGTGATGCCCTCATTGCCTGTATCGATGATAGCCCCGTGATTCTCCAAACCCTGCGGAAAATCCTCGAAGGAGCTGGCTATCGCACCATTGGCATCAGTGAACCCATGCGGGGCGTTGCCAAGCTCATCGAGAGTCAACCCGACATTATCATTCTTGACCTCGTGATGCCCAATGCCAGTGGTTATACCGTGTGTAAATTTCTCAGACAAACCTCTGTGTTTGAAAAAACGCCGATTATTGTCTTGACTAGCCGCGATACCTTAATTGACCGTAACCGAGCCAAGCTTGTGGGGGCCTCTGATTTTCTGGGAAAACCACCAGATCCAGAGAAAACCATTGCCTTAATTGAAAAATATTTAGATGAAGTTGCCGAACAAGGTAATGAAATAGAAAATGCCACCTTGAAAGTCTCTAGTTCTGCCCGATAA
- a CDS encoding uracil-DNA glycosylase family protein, with translation MTDIATLIAQVKTEAEREPFPIDVPVYQAAHLAPTEPVLYAGNLKASLCFFGRDLGRDEVHARQPLYGAAGTLVRQGFYYAIHQQKVHDKAQLATVCDRLLLTNTVPYKPPGNKAYPVSVKERFRPFVERLLVLHWQGNQIITLGTEAFKWFDPYGRRGEVNGFFRRGDRFETSLQVTLRAVDDLGLEHQKIVTLSPLPHPSPLNQRYYAQFPQMLQNRLGAIAF, from the coding sequence ATGACGGATATTGCGACGTTAATCGCCCAAGTAAAAACGGAGGCAGAACGGGAACCATTTCCCATTGATGTGCCTGTGTATCAAGCGGCACACCTTGCCCCCACGGAGCCAGTGCTCTATGCAGGAAATCTCAAAGCTTCCCTATGTTTTTTTGGGCGGGATTTGGGACGGGATGAGGTGCACGCCCGTCAACCCCTGTATGGCGCTGCGGGCACCCTGGTTCGCCAGGGATTTTATTACGCAATCCACCAGCAAAAGGTTCATGACAAAGCACAACTAGCAACGGTTTGCGATCGCCTCTTGTTGACCAATACAGTGCCCTACAAACCGCCAGGCAACAAAGCCTATCCGGTGTCGGTCAAAGAACGATTTCGTCCCTTTGTGGAGCGGCTTTTGGTCTTACATTGGCAGGGGAATCAAATCATCACCCTCGGCACAGAGGCCTTTAAATGGTTTGACCCCTATGGGCGACGGGGAGAAGTAAATGGATTTTTTCGGCGGGGCGATCGCTTTGAAACTTCATTACAAGTGACCCTCCGGGCCGTGGACGATCTGGGACTGGAACACCAAAAGATCGTTACTTTATCGCCTCTGCCCCACCCATCCCCCCTAAATCAACGCTACTATGCCCAGTTTCCTCAGATGTTGCAAAATCGTTTGGGGGCGATCGCCTTTTGA
- a CDS encoding chemotaxis protein CheW, with protein sequence MATVTSVPESSTTQYISILLSDGFRAMVPTAQLVETINVELGHIVQMPDLPPAVVGVCGWRGDVLWLVDLAYALRLSPLLDGDYSRSQCHVLRVTVNQQTFGILVAEVQHLMRGDRLELLPGPPGQIPSDVSALVAGEFRLASGETIWSINLEALLDHLKSPG encoded by the coding sequence ATGGCCACTGTGACCTCTGTCCCGGAAAGTAGCACAACACAATACATTAGTATTCTTTTGTCCGATGGTTTTCGGGCCATGGTGCCCACGGCTCAATTGGTCGAAACAATCAATGTCGAGTTAGGACATATTGTGCAAATGCCAGATTTGCCACCTGCAGTGGTAGGGGTCTGTGGTTGGCGCGGCGATGTGCTGTGGCTGGTGGATTTAGCCTATGCCCTCCGTTTGTCTCCTTTATTGGATGGTGATTATTCGCGATCGCAATGTCATGTTTTACGGGTTACGGTTAACCAGCAGACGTTCGGCATTCTTGTCGCCGAGGTGCAGCATTTAATGCGCGGCGATCGCCTGGAATTATTACCGGGCCCTCCAGGGCAAATTCCCAGTGATGTTTCGGCTTTGGTGGCAGGTGAGTTTCGTCTGGCTTCAGGGGAAACCATCTGGAGCATCAACCTCGAAGCCTTGTTAGACCACCTCAAATCCCCAGGCTGA
- a CDS encoding FAD-dependent oxidoreductase, protein MGQVETILGAMPGNPLQGLRAADQRWQNWRQGKIGAPTMVQIGTEDGPDYDCDVLVCGGTLGLLLAAALQRRGWRVIILERGPLQGRVQEWNISRSELQTLLDLDLLSETELREVIMTEFNPLRIQFHGGDPLWVKDILNIGVSPRRLLAILKEKFLTWGGKIFENHPCTGITVSPQGAIAKTEKFTFHTRLILDGMGHFSPLAQQVRQGQKPDGVCLVVGSCAQGFAANSKGDLIYSFTPIRNQCQYFWEAFPAHDGRTTYLFTYLDAHPQRFDLAFLLEEYLKLLPDYQQVDLAALDFQRFLFGFFPSYRRSPLRYPWDRILPIGDSSGSQSPVSFGGFGAMLRHLERLTNGLDDVLTQDCCDRQSLALLQPYQPNLSVTWLFQKAMSVGVKQTCPPNQINDLLNAVFGVMAQLGEDTLNPFLQDVVQFQGLTKTLPRVNFKTVLPLLPHLGVGALADWLRHYLALGLYTSGYALSQRLPMGDSYQTKRRREAWQYGSGQDFHPAGLLEQSQE, encoded by the coding sequence GATGGTTCAAATTGGTACGGAGGATGGCCCTGATTACGATTGCGATGTACTGGTCTGTGGGGGCACGTTAGGTTTGCTCCTTGCGGCGGCCTTACAACGTCGAGGCTGGCGGGTGATTATCCTGGAACGGGGGCCATTACAAGGGCGCGTCCAGGAATGGAACATTTCCCGGAGTGAGTTACAAACGCTCCTGGATCTCGATCTCCTTAGTGAGACAGAACTGCGCGAAGTCATCATGACGGAATTTAACCCCCTGCGGATCCAGTTCCATGGGGGAGATCCCCTCTGGGTGAAAGATATTTTAAATATTGGTGTCAGTCCCCGACGGTTGCTGGCAATTTTGAAGGAAAAATTCCTCACTTGGGGCGGCAAAATTTTTGAAAATCACCCTTGCACAGGCATTACGGTTTCGCCGCAGGGGGCGATCGCCAAGACCGAAAAGTTTACGTTTCACACCCGCTTAATTTTGGATGGGATGGGGCATTTTTCTCCCCTTGCCCAACAGGTGCGCCAAGGCCAAAAGCCCGACGGTGTCTGTCTGGTGGTGGGAAGTTGTGCCCAGGGGTTTGCGGCGAATAGTAAGGGAGATTTAATCTATTCGTTCACGCCGATTCGCAATCAATGCCAATATTTTTGGGAAGCCTTTCCCGCCCACGATGGCCGCACCACCTATTTATTTACCTATCTTGATGCCCATCCCCAACGGTTTGACCTGGCTTTTCTTCTGGAGGAATACCTCAAACTACTCCCTGACTACCAACAGGTGGATTTAGCGGCCCTAGATTTTCAACGGTTTCTGTTTGGTTTTTTTCCGAGCTATCGTCGTAGTCCCCTCCGTTATCCTTGGGACCGTATTTTGCCCATTGGTGATAGTAGTGGCAGCCAATCTCCCGTGAGTTTTGGTGGCTTTGGGGCAATGCTGAGACATCTAGAGCGACTCACCAACGGTTTAGATGACGTCCTCACCCAGGACTGTTGCGATCGCCAATCCCTCGCTCTGTTACAACCCTACCAACCGAACCTTTCGGTCACCTGGCTGTTTCAAAAGGCCATGAGCGTTGGGGTAAAGCAAACTTGCCCACCAAACCAGATTAATGATCTGTTAAATGCGGTCTTTGGGGTGATGGCCCAGTTGGGGGAAGACACCCTTAATCCTTTCTTACAGGATGTGGTGCAATTCCAGGGACTGACGAAGACGTTACCCAGGGTGAACTTTAAAACGGTGTTGCCCCTGTTGCCCCATTTAGGGGTGGGAGCCTTGGCCGATTGGTTGCGCCACTACCTTGCCCTGGGTCTTTATACCTCAGGCTATGCCCTCAGTCAGCGTCTGCCCATGGGGGATAGTTACCAGACTAAGCGACGGCGTGAGGCCTGGCAGTATGGGTCAGGTCAAGATTTTCATCCGGCTGGCTTACTAGAGCAGTCCCAGGAGTAG
- a CDS encoding GAF domain-containing protein, whose product MTQAPFRPNSSQDNHLNPQSLSHDRKERPIEETVTIVPVQATNADTNGKHSTLTSKAGTLVSELSNLRSNIDMMTEELQSLLATERAAVERAELLNAMTSHIRESLSFEYILNATVSDARNALDVDRVVVYLFDDPDWLGKVMYESVERRWPSALGMPYSLVGLSDHAIRLFQQGRVEAFNNLGHGTTADGTQLDQWQQLEVQASLTAPLLLGGDLYGLLVAHQCEIAREWSESEIEFFRQLAVQVGYALDQAQLLDQQRAAAEQAQWLNQISARIRESLTPADIFAAVVQEVQTALRGDRTVVYHLGENALGGQVIAEAVERPFPAIMGLELNLPWLEASHQDAYLRGQVNAIEDTYDVDLDETVLNHLKAKGIRASAIAPIIARQKLVGFLMVHQCSLPRRWADSELEILRQAATQVSTALDQAFALQQQETAALQAQILNELSSRLGSFNDTAEILETVVDDAREALQADRVLIFRVDGQQKTMAIAESADPRWRSLMGKTLQDCGLDERYVKQAQRGKLTVLNRLSDIGLSNSQLEALDTAQVRAMMIAPITIERNLFGLMVVHSCQGSRQWQDVDSNLMRQISNQVNFALERISLIEQRQMTAERAQRLSDISARLQESLEVKEILAAAVEETREILGADRAIVYRFDRNWRGLINAESVVPGFESILGLKTNEPRVTEKFAKAYIRGKVTAYDNIYEADFIDCHIKEFESHAVKGYMAIGIVANQKLYGLLIVHQCSGPRQWNDTEINTLKQIAQQIGYVLEQAFLKEEQERAKRLNETRIRLQEASEVEAILNVAVEEARNLLGTDRAIVYEFDSSWKGLITAESVEQGYPATLGVRTDEPHVTEKLSKGYMKGKILAVTDIFNSDFADCHINEFSPYGVKGYMAAGINANQRLYGLLIVHQCSSTRAWTEAEIDTIRQLSEQVGYALDQALLRREQEQAITRTRQVNLISFRIRESLDLERIFRTGVEEALKLMKCDRVVVYRFDDNWDGRIKYEAVKSGWRKLSEDMMTSGDAPCFPEDYVEPYRQGRVQVTPDVSQAGLTACHEEQLGKWQVKANVVVPILVNQKLYGLLGAHQCASTREWEAPLVESFRQVAIQLGYALDQALLLEEVETSRRQAEMVSEEQRQQREQLQGQIENFLEEIEESFEGDLTVRAGVTEGEMGTVADFFNATLENLQLLVQRVQESTTIVSDTAQESESLVQNLSGEALRQAESVNVALDKLFKMTASIQEVASNAQEAQAKVQLANKTLQSGDMAMNRTVQGIVAIQQTVDATARKVKNLADSSQKISRVLNLIRELANQTNLLALNASVEATRAGEEEQGFAVANEVRTLAEQSANATKEIEAIIEEIQAETNEVIKAMDVGRKRVLIGTKLVKGTRQALTDLAKVSMSINQTVEKIADSASTQVDISNELNQTMQDVANVSNQTSVQSVKVAESFTKLLGVAGELQQSVSRFKVQ is encoded by the coding sequence ATGACTCAAGCTCCCTTTCGCCCCAACAGCTCCCAGGACAACCATCTCAATCCCCAATCCCTTAGCCATGACCGCAAAGAACGGCCCATTGAAGAAACAGTAACCATTGTGCCGGTTCAGGCCACCAACGCCGACACCAACGGGAAGCATTCTACCCTCACCTCGAAGGCGGGCACCCTCGTTAGTGAACTCAGTAATCTCCGTTCTAACATCGACATGATGACGGAAGAACTCCAGTCTCTACTGGCCACGGAACGGGCGGCGGTGGAGCGGGCTGAACTTCTCAACGCGATGACTTCCCACATTCGCGAGTCCTTAAGTTTTGAATATATTCTCAATGCAACGGTCTCGGATGCGCGCAATGCCCTGGATGTGGATCGGGTGGTGGTGTATTTGTTTGATGACCCAGATTGGCTCGGCAAGGTCATGTACGAGTCCGTTGAACGGCGGTGGCCCAGTGCTTTGGGGATGCCCTATTCCCTGGTAGGTTTGTCAGACCATGCCATTCGGCTCTTTCAACAGGGTCGAGTTGAAGCCTTTAACAATCTCGGCCATGGGACGACGGCGGACGGTACCCAACTGGATCAATGGCAACAATTGGAAGTACAGGCGAGCTTAACGGCACCATTGCTTTTGGGGGGCGATTTGTATGGGTTATTAGTAGCCCACCAATGTGAGATCGCCAGGGAATGGTCAGAGTCGGAGATCGAATTTTTCCGGCAGTTAGCAGTACAAGTAGGCTACGCCCTCGACCAAGCACAATTGTTAGATCAACAGCGGGCGGCGGCGGAACAGGCCCAATGGTTAAACCAAATTAGTGCGCGGATCCGGGAGTCCCTCACGCCAGCGGATATTTTTGCGGCGGTGGTTCAGGAAGTCCAAACTGCCCTCCGGGGCGATCGCACGGTGGTCTATCACCTTGGTGAAAATGCCCTTGGGGGTCAAGTGATTGCCGAGGCCGTAGAACGGCCGTTTCCGGCAATTATGGGTCTGGAGCTTAATCTTCCCTGGCTAGAGGCCAGCCACCAAGATGCTTATCTCCGGGGCCAGGTGAATGCCATTGAGGACACCTACGATGTCGACCTCGATGAAACAGTGCTCAATCACCTCAAAGCCAAAGGCATTCGCGCTAGTGCGATCGCCCCAATTATCGCCCGCCAAAAGCTCGTGGGTTTTTTGATGGTGCACCAATGCTCGCTGCCCCGCCGCTGGGCCGATAGTGAGCTAGAGATTTTGCGCCAGGCAGCCACCCAAGTCAGCACGGCCTTAGATCAAGCCTTTGCCCTCCAACAACAAGAAACCGCCGCCCTCCAGGCCCAAATTCTTAATGAATTGTCGTCCCGCCTCGGCAGTTTTAACGACACCGCAGAGATCCTTGAAACGGTAGTGGACGATGCCCGCGAAGCTCTCCAGGCTGACCGAGTCCTCATTTTCCGGGTCGATGGCCAACAAAAAACAATGGCGATCGCCGAATCTGCAGATCCTCGGTGGAGAAGCCTCATGGGGAAAACCCTCCAGGACTGCGGCCTTGACGAACGCTATGTAAAGCAAGCCCAACGGGGCAAACTCACCGTACTCAATCGCCTCAGCGATATCGGTTTGAGCAACTCCCAACTAGAAGCCCTTGACACCGCCCAGGTGCGGGCGATGATGATTGCCCCCATCACCATTGAACGAAATCTCTTTGGTTTGATGGTAGTTCACAGTTGTCAAGGTTCACGGCAATGGCAGGACGTAGACAGCAACTTGATGCGACAAATCAGCAACCAGGTTAACTTTGCCCTGGAGCGGATCAGTCTCATTGAACAGCGGCAAATGACCGCCGAGCGGGCCCAGCGCCTCAGTGATATCAGTGCCCGTCTCCAGGAATCCCTCGAAGTTAAGGAGATCCTCGCCGCCGCCGTTGAAGAAACCAGAGAAATCCTCGGGGCAGACCGGGCGATCGTTTATCGCTTTGACCGCAACTGGCGTGGGTTGATCAATGCTGAATCCGTGGTGCCTGGCTTTGAATCGATCCTGGGTCTTAAGACCAATGAACCCCGAGTCACCGAAAAATTTGCCAAAGCCTATATCCGTGGAAAAGTCACTGCCTATGACAACATCTACGAAGCTGACTTTATCGATTGCCACATCAAAGAATTTGAATCCCATGCGGTGAAGGGCTACATGGCCATTGGCATTGTGGCAAATCAAAAACTCTATGGTCTGCTGATCGTCCACCAATGTTCTGGCCCTCGTCAATGGAATGACACGGAGATCAATACCCTCAAACAAATTGCTCAACAAATTGGTTATGTGCTAGAGCAAGCTTTTCTGAAGGAAGAACAGGAACGGGCTAAGCGCCTAAATGAAACCCGTATCCGTCTCCAGGAAGCCTCAGAGGTAGAGGCGATCCTCAATGTGGCAGTGGAAGAAGCGCGGAACCTTTTGGGCACAGACCGGGCGATCGTGTATGAATTCGACTCCTCCTGGAAAGGGCTGATCACGGCTGAGTCAGTGGAGCAAGGCTACCCTGCGACCCTCGGCGTTCGTACCGACGAACCCCACGTAACGGAAAAATTGTCCAAAGGCTACATGAAGGGGAAGATTCTCGCAGTCACTGACATTTTCAATTCCGATTTCGCCGATTGCCATATCAACGAGTTTTCCCCCTACGGTGTGAAAGGTTACATGGCGGCGGGAATTAACGCGAACCAACGGCTTTATGGGCTCCTCATTGTTCACCAGTGTTCCAGTACCCGTGCTTGGACGGAGGCGGAAATTGATACTATCCGCCAACTCTCTGAGCAGGTGGGGTATGCCCTTGACCAGGCTCTCCTCCGCCGAGAACAGGAGCAGGCGATCACCCGGACACGCCAAGTGAACCTCATTAGTTTCCGGATCCGTGAATCCCTCGACCTAGAACGAATCTTCCGGACTGGCGTCGAAGAAGCCCTCAAACTCATGAAGTGCGATCGGGTCGTGGTTTACCGCTTTGACGACAACTGGGATGGCCGGATTAAATACGAAGCGGTTAAAAGCGGTTGGCGCAAACTCAGTGAAGATATGATGACCTCCGGCGATGCCCCCTGTTTCCCCGAAGATTACGTTGAACCCTACCGCCAAGGCCGGGTGCAAGTGACCCCTGACGTTTCCCAAGCTGGCCTCACCGCCTGTCATGAAGAACAACTTGGTAAATGGCAGGTGAAAGCCAACGTGGTGGTCCCCATTCTGGTTAACCAAAAGCTTTATGGCCTTTTGGGGGCGCACCAATGTGCAAGCACTAGAGAATGGGAAGCCCCCCTGGTAGAATCCTTCCGTCAGGTGGCGATTCAATTGGGCTATGCCCTCGACCAAGCGCTCCTCCTCGAAGAAGTCGAAACGTCCCGCCGTCAAGCGGAGATGGTTTCCGAAGAACAGCGCCAACAGCGGGAGCAACTCCAAGGGCAAATTGAAAACTTCCTCGAAGAAATTGAAGAGTCCTTTGAAGGGGATTTGACCGTGCGGGCTGGGGTCACCGAAGGGGAAATGGGCACCGTAGCCGACTTTTTCAATGCCACCCTCGAAAATCTCCAACTGCTGGTACAGCGGGTACAGGAATCGACCACCATTGTGTCGGACACCGCCCAAGAGAGTGAATCCCTCGTCCAAAACCTCTCTGGGGAAGCGTTGCGCCAAGCTGAGAGCGTTAATGTGGCCCTCGATAAGCTCTTTAAGATGACTGCATCCATCCAAGAGGTCGCCAGCAACGCCCAGGAAGCCCAAGCCAAAGTCCAATTGGCAAACAAAACGCTCCAATCAGGGGATATGGCCATGAACCGTACTGTGCAGGGGATTGTGGCGATTCAACAAACCGTTGACGCAACGGCCCGTAAGGTTAAAAATCTGGCGGATTCTTCCCAGAAGATCTCCCGGGTCTTGAACCTGATCCGCGAACTGGCCAACCAAACCAATCTGCTAGCCCTGAATGCTTCTGTGGAGGCAACCCGCGCCGGGGAAGAAGAACAGGGCTTTGCTGTCGCCAATGAAGTGCGTACCCTGGCGGAACAATCGGCCAACGCCACCAAGGAGATTGAGGCGATCATCGAAGAAATCCAAGCGGAAACCAACGAGGTGATCAAAGCCATGGATGTGGGCCGGAAGCGGGTTTTGATCGGGACAAAATTGGTGAAAGGAACACGCCAGGCTCTCACGGATCTTGCCAAGGTCAGTATGAGCATCAACCAAACCGTCGAAAAAATTGCGGATTCGGCATCTACCCAGGTGGATATTTCCAATGAGTTGAACCAAACGATGCAGGATGTGGCCAATGTTTCCAATCAAACCTCTGTTCAATCGGTGAAGGTGGCGGAATCATTCACCAAGCTTCTGGGAGTCGCTGGAGAACTGCAACAGAGTGTGTCTCGCTTTAAGGTGCAGTAA